In the genome of candidate division TA06 bacterium, the window ATGACTCTTGCTACTTCTTTTTCGCTGCTGTTACGGAGGAGGATATCGTTAAAGGAGAGGCTTGTTACAAGCGAGGGGCTGGGCCAGCTCACTCTTGAAGATTTGGGCAAATTCGCCCTCAAGGTGTTTATTGTTACTGCCGTGTTGGAACTTGTAGGGGGGGCCATTCTTGCTTTACGATTTAGTATGGCTGGCATTCCCGTGCCAAGGTCACTTGCGTTCGGGCTGTTCCACTCGGTGAGTGCGTTCTGCAACGCCGGCTTCTCAGTGTTTTCTCGAAACCTTTCCGGTTTTACCGATGACGCGCTGATAAGCTTCACCGTTATGTCGCTCTTCATTGTTGGCGGGCTGGGTTTTATCGTCTTGAGGGATCTGTACCGGAGGTTGATTAAGAGGAGCGTAAAAAGACTATCCGAGCACACCAAGCTCGTCCTTGTAGTGACTAGCATACTTCTCTTGCTCGGCTTCACAGGGGTACTTCTCCTTGAAAATGGAAGAGCCATGGCTGGTTTGAGTGTAAAGACTAAACTGATTGCCTCCTTGTTTCAGGGCGCAACCCCGAGAACGGCGGGTTTCTCGACGCTCAACATAGGAAGTCTCGCAGCTCCAACCCTGTTTCTCATGGTGTTCTTCATGTTTATCGGGGCTTCGCCTGGAGGCACTGGCGGCGGAATAAAAACGACAACTTTCGGCAGCGCTCTGATGAAGCTATATTCGGTTCTCTCCGGAAGGGCACACGTTTCTGCATTCGGGAGAAGCCTTTCAGAATTCGTGACCACAAGGGCACTCGTTCTCATTCTGGCCGGTATTCTAATAGTGACCATGGGGACGGGACTCCTGCTTGTGTCTGAAGGTCAGGCGATTGCCAGGAAGGGATTTCTCGGTGTCCTGTTCGAAGAGGTGAGCGCGTTCGGAACTGTAGGGCTCTCGGTAGGATCCTATACACGGACGCAGACGAGTCTTTCGCATGACTTCACACCGTTTGGAAAGGTAGTCATTGCTCTGACCATGCTCGCGGGCAGGGTTGGTCCGCTGACCGTTGGGGTCGCAGTCGTGCTCCGTCAGAGAAAAGAAGTATTCGTCTATCCTGAAGGAAGAGTTATGATAGGATAGGAGGAACGAATTGTGCGCCAGTTTGCTGTGATAGGCCTGGGAAGGTTCGGAAGTTCAGTAGCAAGGACTCTTGTAGAGAGAGGTCATGAGGTTCTTGCCATCGACTCTGAAGAGGAGAAAGTCGCAGAAATTGCCGACCAGGTGACCCATGCCGTGCAACTTGACGCCTCTGACGAGAAAGCACTCAGGTCTGTTGGTGTTGCGGACGTGGACGTGGCGGTAGTCTCTGTTGGTGACATCTCCGCATCAATTCTCATAACTCTGCTTCTGAAAGAGCTCGGAGTGGGCCTGGTAGCGTCCAAGGCTCTTGATGCACTCCACGCAAAGGTTTTGAGGCGAGTAGGCGCGGACAAAATCATATTCCCCGAGAGGGACATGGGCGTAAGGGTGGCAGACAGCCTTTCCACACCGGGAATCTTTGATTATATTGAGGTCTCGCCAACTCACAGCATTGTGGAGCTCGTTGCTCCCGGGTCATTGCAGAGCAAGACCATGCGAGAGCTGGACTTGAGAGCCAAATATGGGGTTAATGTTATCGCCATAAAAAGAAAGAAACCAAAGATATCGAAAGAGGGAGCATCAGAAATAGAGGAGGAGTTCATCCTCGGACCAACAGCAGACGAGCAGATTGTCCATGGTGACTTGCTTGTGCTGCTGGGCAAGGATGAAGAT includes:
- a CDS encoding Trk family potassium uptake protein; amino-acid sequence: MGRMRSSIFKRELTPSRVLIFGYASLILIGTVLLAIPASSSRAAGRASLVDAYFTASSAICVTGLIVRDTQHDFSPLGKAILLVLMQIGGLGYMTLATSFSLLLRRRISLKERLVTSEGLGQLTLEDLGKFALKVFIVTAVLELVGGAILALRFSMAGIPVPRSLAFGLFHSVSAFCNAGFSVFSRNLSGFTDDALISFTVMSLFIVGGLGFIVLRDLYRRLIKRSVKRLSEHTKLVLVVTSILLLLGFTGVLLLENGRAMAGLSVKTKLIASLFQGATPRTAGFSTLNIGSLAAPTLFLMVFFMFIGASPGGTGGGIKTTTFGSALMKLYSVLSGRAHVSAFGRSLSEFVTTRALVLILAGILIVTMGTGLLLVSEGQAIARKGFLGVLFEEVSAFGTVGLSVGSYTRTQTSLSHDFTPFGKVVIALTMLAGRVGPLTVGVAVVLRQRKEVFVYPEGRVMIG
- a CDS encoding TrkA family potassium uptake protein, with amino-acid sequence MRQFAVIGLGRFGSSVARTLVERGHEVLAIDSEEEKVAEIADQVTHAVQLDASDEKALRSVGVADVDVAVVSVGDISASILITLLLKELGVGLVASKALDALHAKVLRRVGADKIIFPERDMGVRVADSLSTPGIFDYIEVSPTHSIVELVAPGSLQSKTMRELDLRAKYGVNVIAIKRKKPKISKEGASEIEEEFILGPTADEQIVHGDLLVLLGKDEDIEKLKRL